A genomic segment from Portunus trituberculatus isolate SZX2019 chromosome 14, ASM1759143v1, whole genome shotgun sequence encodes:
- the LOC123503835 gene encoding putative nuclease HARBI1: MLKCTICFVLQIPKTQAEWLTVATDFETIWNFPHCVGAIDGKHVTLKCPIASGSEYINYKGFFSIVLLALVDANYNFMFVDVGCQGRISDGGVIANTQLYKLMEEKALNLPEPAPLNEREEVVPFFFVGDEAFSMSETLMKAYPGYHVKGSKQRIFNYRICRARRVVENVFGIASSVFRVLRKPLLLEPEKASCVVMTTTLLHNFLRRRPDSAELYTPPGTFDSEEAGVVRNGNWREATHEMGSLLPLKRVARKTKATLLNVREEIADYFLNEGKLAWQNDYA, translated from the coding sequence atgttaaagtgtaccatttgttttgttttacagATCCCTAAAACACAGGCAGAGTGGTTGACAGTGGCTACAGATTTTGAAACTATATGGAACTTTCCACACTGTGTCGGGGCTATTGATGGTAAGCACGTCACTTTGAAGTGTCCCATTGCAAGTGGCAGTGAATACATCAACTACAAAGGTTTTTTCAGCATTGTTCTTCTTGCATTAGTTGATGCTAACTACAACTTCATGTTTGTAGACGTGGGATGCCAAGGACGAATATCAGACGGTGGTGTGATCGCAAACACACAGTTGTACAAGCTAATGGAGGAAAAAGCTTTAAATCTACCTGAGCCTGCTCCTCTAAACGAGAGGGAGGAAGTTGTACCATTCTTCTTTGTGGGAGATGAAGCTTTTTCTATGAGTGAAACCTTGATGAAAGCATATCCAGGTTACCACGTCAAAGGATCAAAGCAAAGAATTTTTAACTACAGGATTTGTAGAGCTCGCAGAGTAGTTGAAAATGTATTTGGCATAGCATCTTCAGTTTTCCGTGTGCTGAGGAAACCGTTGCTACTGGAACCAGAAAAGGCTTCATGTGTAGTGATGACAACTACTTTACTACACAACTTCTTGCGCCGAAGACCAGATTCAGCGGAACTCTACACTCCACCAGGAACATTTGATTCAGAAGAGGCAGGTGTTGTGAGAAatggaaattggagagaagcAACGCACGAGATGGGATCACTTCTTCCCCTGAAAAGAGTTGCACGCAAAACAAAGGCTACATTGCTGAATGTAAGGGAGGAGATAGCTGACTATTtcttgaatgaaggaaaattagcGTGGCAAAATGACTACGCATAG